The window TGGGTGAACTGGCGCGCCGGATGGGGAAAAGCGGACTCGACTGGGAGAGCGCCACCAATATCTTCGATGAAATGGCCGCATTGAGTCCCATCCACTCGGGCATGAGCTTTGCGAAGGTCAGCGCGGGCGACGGCATCCAGTGGCCATGCAACGCAGAACATCCCGGCGGCATGTCCGTGCTGCACGAAAAGTCATTTCCAGTCGGACGCGGCCGGCTGATTCCGATCTCGCATGCAGGACCTGCGGAACTGCCCGATGAGAACTATCCGTTCTGGTTCACAACGAACCGGCTCCACTTCCACTACGGATGCGGCTCGATGACCCGCAAGTCGCCGCTGCTGGAGCGGGAAATCCCGGATGGCCTGGTGTTCATGAATCCCGCGGACGCCGGGCAGCTGGGGCTCAGGGACCGGAGTCCGGTGAGGATCGTTTCCCGGCGCGGAGCGGTCGAAACCCGCGCCATCCTGACCGACGACCTGCCGCCTGGAACCCTCACCATGCCGTATCACTTCCGGGAAGCGCCCTCGAACCTCGTCACCAATACCGCGCAGGATCCGGTGACGAAGATGCCTGAGCTTAAGGTTTGTGCTGTTCGCGTGGAAGTCCTTCCCGCCGGTCATGTTCCCTCCAATCCCGTTGGACCGGAGACGCTCCCCCTGTGAACGTGTTTGAACTCCCCGCGCCGGAGCTGCTGAGGGCCCACCTCGCGAGGTCGCGGCGTGTATATGAACCTCGGTCCGATTCGACCGGCACAGTTCACTGGCTGGAGGCGGGAACGGGCTTCGAGGCCCGGTTCGATCCGGCGACGCCGCTTGCCCAGTATTCTCCCAAGCAGTTTTTCTTCGCTGAACGTGAAGCCCTGCACCGTTTTGACGGGCGCGAATATACGGAAACCCTGCCGGAGACAGGGCCGCAGGCGCTGTTCGGAGTCCGGGCCTGTGACCTCACCGCCATCGCCTATCAGGACCGGTTTTTCCGCGACGACCCGCACTACCAGGCCCGGCGGCGGACAATGCTGCTCGTCGGGATCGACTGCCTGAAGCCCTGCGAACGGGGATTCTGCCCCACTGTCGATGCGGGACCGTTCGTGCGTGAAGAGACCGCCGATCTGGTGCTCCACCAGTCCGGGCCCTCTGGCCGGTGGCTCATCTACGTCCAGTCGGAAGCGGGACAGAATGCCCTCGAAGGGCTGAGTCTCATACCGGCGACGGGCGACCCGGTGGCGGACCGATCGGCCGCCGAGCAGCCGGTCATCGCCGCCTTTCCCGATGCGTCCCATGTCTCCCAGGGAGTCCGGCTGCTGAACGAGGGGAAGATCAGGCCGGAGACCTGGGACCAGCTGGGTATCCAGTGTTTTGCCTGCTCCGGTTGCACGTCCCTGTGCCCCACCTGCTCCTGCTTTGCGACCTACGAGCGCCCGCTACCGGACGGTGGGCAGGAAACACAGCGATGCTGGGATTCCTGTCTGTACGAAGGCTTCCAGAAGGAGGCCAGCGGGCATCACCCCCAGCCCACGGCCGGGCAACGGGTGTTCCGGTACTGGTACCACAAGTTTTCAGACGACTACCTGCCGGAGTTCGGCCGCCATGGCTGCGTCGGCTGCGGCCGATGCGAGCAGACCTGCCTCGGTGTCATCGGGGTCCATTCCATCATGAAGCGGATTGTTCAGGAGAACGCCCGATGAAGGGGCTTATGACTCCGGCTCCTGTCCGGATCGCGAGCGTCTATGACGACGGTGAAGATACGCGTCATTTCACGCTGGAACCGGTCCATCAGGGAGCGGCTGTAACCGCCGAGCCCGGCCAGTTTTTCATGCTGGCTGTTCCGGGTTCCGGCGAGGCACCGTTCACCTACGTCAGGCTGCCCGATACGCATGGCAGATTCGACATGGTGGTCCGGCGGACGGGGAAGCTGACCCATGCCCTCTTCGACCGGAAGCAGGGGGATATCCTCGGCTACCGCGGCCCGTTCGGGCACGGATGGCCCCTCAACGAACTCCAGGGGCGGCGGGTGATGGTGATTTCCGGCGGATGCGGGCTTGCACCGCTGGCCGCCGTGATCGACTGGCTGATCGAGGGCCGGACCACAACGGCACTCATATACGGTGCAAGAAACCCTGCCGCGCAGGTACTGGCGAGGGAGCGGGCGCTCTGGGCGCCGAAGCTCCCCATCCTTGAGACATTTGACCAGACCGCACCGGGCGTGCAGCGGACCGGAACCCCGCTGACCGCCCTCGGAGCGGCAACGGAACGGCTGGGCGGCGCGCCGGAAATTGTCCTGACCTGCGGCCCGGAAGCGATGATGGAAGCAGTGGCCCGCCATTTCGTCGATTCCGGACTTCCGGCTGACCGTATCTGGCTTTCAATGGAAAGGCGGATGCATTGTGGAGTGGGGCTCTGCGGACACTGCTACATTGCGCATACCTACGCCTGCCGTCAGGGGCCTACCTACCGGTGGGATGAGATCTCCACCCTCCGGCAACGGGCGCCTTCATGGCCCGGCCACGTGCGAGAAGTGAGGCACTGCTAGATGGACGGACCCAGCCTCGACGCATACACACCCGCCCAGATGGCTGCCCGGGTCGAGCAGGCGGGCGTCGGGAAGGCGAACCTCGACGCGGCCAGCCTGTTCGCGCTCGCCGTGCTCGCCGGCGCATTCATCAGCCTGGGAGCTGCCTTTTCCACCGTCACGATCGCCGGAATCGACGCGGGATTCGGCATTACCCGGCTGCTCGGCGGCCTCACCTTCTGCCTGGGACTTATCCTCGTGGTTGTCGCGGGCGCGGAGCTGTTTACCGGAAACAACCTGATCGTCATGGCATGGGTGAGCGGAAAGGTCTCCACCGGCAAGCTGCTCCGGAACTGGGGGATCGTCTATGCCGGCAACCTCGCCGGAGCCCTGGCGACGGCCCTGGCGATGACCTGGGCCCGGTCATGGCTGCCTCCCGCCGATCCGGTGGGGCTTGCCGCGCTGAAGATCGCCCAGACGAAAGCCTCCCTTCCATTCATGCAGGCCTTTGTGGCCGGTGTGTTCTGCAACGCGCTGGTGTGTCTCGCCGTCTGGTTATGCTTCAGTGCGCGGACCACGACGGACAAGATCCTTTCCATCCTGTTTCCGATCACCGCCTTCGTCGCGCTCGGCTTTGAGCACAGCATCGCCAACATGTACTTCATTCCGCTCGGGATATTCCTCGCATCCAGACCGGCCCTCGCCGCCGCATCGGCCCAGGCCGGGATACAACTGGAAGCCGTCAACTGGTCCGGATTCCTGAGCAATCTGGTCCCCGTCACCGCGGGGAATATCCTGGGCGGCGCGCTCCTGGTCGGCGGGGTGTACTGGTTCATATATCTGCGAAAACCCGCCTGACGGCTGGTTTCCCCCGCAGCTACAGGGCTGCTCAGGGCATCCCCCAACGACATTGCCGGTTCAGAAATCACATTCCGGTTCCCGTAATTTCCATATCTTGCAGATATCCGGTGAGAGCTCCCCGGGTTTTTGGTAAAATAGGTGCGATGTTCGGAGGGGCAATCAAGGGGACCGCCGTGGCGGCCATTATCCTGCTGTCGCTGATGGTGGCAGGGGGATCGGCATGGTCGGCCTATTCCTTTCTGGAGCAGGAAACCACACGGCAGCTCCGCCAGCGGGCGATTACCGTCGGCCGGATGCTTGCATTCAACGTGCGCGCAGGAATCGAGTTCGAAGACATCGAGACAGTACAGGCGGTGCTGGATGCGATCAGGGACAACCCTGAAATCGCCCTGGTGCAGATACTGGACACCAGGGGGAACCCTGTTGCTACCTACCCTCCCCTTCCCGCCGAC of the Deltaproteobacteria bacterium genome contains:
- a CDS encoding 4Fe-4S dicluster domain-containing protein; this encodes MNVFELPAPELLRAHLARSRRVYEPRSDSTGTVHWLEAGTGFEARFDPATPLAQYSPKQFFFAEREALHRFDGREYTETLPETGPQALFGVRACDLTAIAYQDRFFRDDPHYQARRRTMLLVGIDCLKPCERGFCPTVDAGPFVREETADLVLHQSGPSGRWLIYVQSEAGQNALEGLSLIPATGDPVADRSAAEQPVIAAFPDASHVSQGVRLLNEGKIRPETWDQLGIQCFACSGCTSLCPTCSCFATYERPLPDGGQETQRCWDSCLYEGFQKEASGHHPQPTAGQRVFRYWYHKFSDDYLPEFGRHGCVGCGRCEQTCLGVIGVHSIMKRIVQENAR
- a CDS encoding FAD/NAD(P)-binding protein; its protein translation is MKGLMTPAPVRIASVYDDGEDTRHFTLEPVHQGAAVTAEPGQFFMLAVPGSGEAPFTYVRLPDTHGRFDMVVRRTGKLTHALFDRKQGDILGYRGPFGHGWPLNELQGRRVMVISGGCGLAPLAAVIDWLIEGRTTTALIYGARNPAAQVLARERALWAPKLPILETFDQTAPGVQRTGTPLTALGAATERLGGAPEIVLTCGPEAMMEAVARHFVDSGLPADRIWLSMERRMHCGVGLCGHCYIAHTYACRQGPTYRWDEISTLRQRAPSWPGHVREVRHC
- a CDS encoding formate/nitrite transporter family protein, translated to MDGPSLDAYTPAQMAARVEQAGVGKANLDAASLFALAVLAGAFISLGAAFSTVTIAGIDAGFGITRLLGGLTFCLGLILVVVAGAELFTGNNLIVMAWVSGKVSTGKLLRNWGIVYAGNLAGALATALAMTWARSWLPPADPVGLAALKIAQTKASLPFMQAFVAGVFCNALVCLAVWLCFSARTTTDKILSILFPITAFVALGFEHSIANMYFIPLGIFLASRPALAAASAQAGIQLEAVNWSGFLSNLVPVTAGNILGGALLVGGVYWFIYLRKPA